From one Spirochaetaceae bacterium genomic stretch:
- a CDS encoding triose-phosphate isomerase, protein MRKKIIAGNWKLNKTPSEAVAFMQSLMPLVSNTTNMVVVAPSFVALPAVLQAAKDSNIAKDSNIYVAAQNMAAHEDGAYTGEVSVLALKELGVLSVIVGHSERRQYYNESDSSVNAKLKLARKHDLGVILCVGENLAEREAGQANQVVAEQVKAAFAGGEAALIEKL, encoded by the coding sequence ATGCGTAAAAAAATTATTGCCGGTAACTGGAAGCTTAATAAAACCCCAAGCGAGGCAGTGGCTTTTATGCAAAGTTTAATGCCTTTAGTAAGTAATACCACTAATATGGTGGTGGTAGCTCCTAGTTTTGTGGCTTTGCCGGCGGTGCTGCAAGCCGCTAAAGACAGTAATATTGCTAAAGACAGTAATATTTATGTGGCCGCCCAAAATATGGCGGCCCACGAAGACGGCGCTTATACCGGCGAGGTATCGGTGCTGGCTTTAAAAGAGCTGGGCGTGCTTAGTGTGATAGTTGGGCACAGTGAACGCCGGCAATATTACAACGAAAGCGATAGCAGCGTTAATGCTAAGCTTAAGTTGGCCCGCAAGCACGATTTAGGAGTTATCCTTTGTGTGGGTGAAAATTTAGCCGAGCGTGAGGCCGGGCAAGCTAATCAGGTGGTAGCCGAACAGGTAAAAGCGGCTTTTGCGGGAGGTGAGGCGGCTTTAATCGAAAAATTGG
- a CDS encoding DUF3795 domain-containing protein: MFDSYCGLKCAECDYKEKHGCKGCIASEGKPFWSSAGGECEVAQCAIAKDVRFCGECLDFPCKILNKYAFDKEQGDNGARIEHCKTLVAEMAKKARVGLNPRSVCGLHCDYCPYTERCGGCRSGYNWCSYATANQEKVCPNVKCAQEKDLEGCYLCNELEDCEKGFYSVEKFAKACAIFIKKYGEEKFGQTFDRAMEIGGKEFEAFGDNEAGSVSDKVKLLEKFMLPACTN, encoded by the coding sequence ATGTTTGATAGTTATTGTGGTTTAAAATGTGCCGAGTGTGATTATAAAGAAAAACATGGTTGTAAAGGTTGTATTGCTAGTGAGGGCAAACCTTTTTGGTCATCTGCCGGTGGAGAGTGTGAAGTTGCTCAGTGTGCTATTGCTAAAGATGTGCGCTTTTGTGGTGAATGTTTAGATTTTCCTTGCAAAATTCTTAATAAATATGCCTTTGATAAAGAACAAGGCGATAATGGAGCTAGGATAGAACATTGTAAGACTTTGGTTGCTGAAATGGCTAAAAAAGCACGTGTGGGGTTAAATCCGCGCTCGGTTTGCGGGTTGCATTGCGATTATTGTCCTTATACCGAGCGTTGTGGCGGCTGCCGCAGCGGCTATAATTGGTGCTCGTACGCTACCGCTAATCAAGAGAAAGTTTGCCCCAATGTTAAATGTGCCCAAGAAAAAGACCTAGAAGGCTGCTACTTATGTAATGAGCTAGAAGATTGTGAGAAAGGTTTTTATAGCGTAGAAAAGTTTGCTAAAGCTTGTGCCATATTTATAAAAAAATATGGCGAGGAAAAATTTGGCCAAACCTTTGACAGAGCGATGGAGATTGGCGGCAAAGAATTTGAAGCTTTTGGTGATAACGAGGCCGGTAGTGTGAGTGATAAAGTAAAATTATTAGAAAAATTTATGCTTCCCGCCTGCACTAATTAA
- a CDS encoding effector binding domain-containing protein: MELLAITKVAKDYGISARMLRYYEQVGLIKSLRKNDYAYRVYDENALNNLKLIIILRKLRISVKEIIEIVNNDEARQITLVLQQNISRLDKEITALSTIKAILNRFVKEINDKTTINLATRLPFSEETLTVIGSLSFPDNQLKNVKDNLAMEKLNEADKKLSKLTDVRVIYLPPLIVAAVSAAGDNCEDKAIELLDNFVKKNNLHQIKPDIRYFGFDCSQGATAVGENSHKYQMWVTIPSHIDVPPPYVKRSFNGGLYAAHAIKMGDFDHWTLLNKWIEASAHYESDWQAIRCSPCEDDMDHCLEEHFSGQGDMQLDLLFPIKKKAIK, translated from the coding sequence ATGGAGCTATTAGCCATAACTAAAGTAGCTAAAGATTACGGTATTTCGGCGCGTATGCTGCGTTATTACGAGCAAGTTGGTTTAATAAAAAGCTTGCGCAAAAATGATTACGCTTACAGAGTTTACGATGAAAATGCTCTAAATAATCTTAAATTAATAATTATCTTGCGTAAATTACGTATTTCTGTAAAAGAGATAATTGAGATAGTTAATAATGATGAAGCCCGCCAAATAACTTTGGTGCTACAGCAAAATATAAGCCGGCTTGATAAAGAAATTACGGCTCTTTCTACGATTAAAGCTATTTTAAATAGGTTTGTTAAGGAGATAAATGATAAAACTACTATCAATTTAGCTACCCGCTTGCCTTTTAGTGAAGAAACACTTACCGTTATCGGTTCGCTCTCTTTTCCTGATAATCAACTTAAAAATGTTAAGGATAATTTAGCGATGGAAAAATTAAATGAGGCCGATAAAAAGTTAAGTAAGTTAACCGATGTTAGAGTAATTTATTTACCGCCACTAATCGTAGCCGCTGTGAGTGCTGCCGGAGATAATTGTGAAGATAAAGCCATTGAGCTTTTGGATAATTTTGTTAAAAAAAATAACTTACATCAAATTAAACCCGATATACGTTATTTTGGTTTTGATTGTTCACAGGGAGCAACGGCTGTTGGTGAAAATTCGCATAAATACCAAATGTGGGTTACCATTCCGTCCCATATAGACGTACCGCCACCTTATGTAAAACGCAGCTTTAACGGAGGTTTATACGCAGCCCATGCCATTAAAATGGGCGATTTTGACCACTGGACTCTGCTTAACAAGTGGATAGAGGCCAGCGCGCACTATGAAAGTGATTGGCAGGCTATCCGCTGCTCGCCTTGCGAAGACGATATGGACCATTGCCTTGAAGAGCACTTTAGCGGGCAAGGTGATATGCAATTAGATTTGCTTTTTCCTATTAAAAAGAAAGCTATAAAATAA
- a CDS encoding Fic family protein → MLLDNKLGITNQADLQRAEERLSKQKAKELFDSGAINRVEVGTFKGLCRLHKFLFTDIYNFAGEQRKVNIAKGSFRFAPLMYLDSSLKHIDAMPQRNFDEIVQKYVEMNIAHPFREGNGRTMRIWLDLIFKQEIKQVVDWDKIDKTDYLLAMERSPIKDTEIKYLLKKALVTPSDERAVYMKGIDTSYHYEGFNNYKIEDL, encoded by the coding sequence ATGCTTTTAGATAATAAACTTGGTATAACTAATCAGGCCGATTTGCAGCGGGCCGAAGAAAGGTTAAGCAAGCAAAAGGCTAAGGAGCTTTTTGATAGCGGGGCTATTAACCGGGTAGAAGTAGGCACTTTTAAGGGGTTATGCCGGTTGCATAAATTTTTATTTACCGATATTTATAACTTTGCCGGTGAGCAACGTAAGGTAAATATTGCTAAAGGCAGTTTTAGATTTGCCCCTTTAATGTATTTAGATAGTTCGCTTAAACATATCGATGCAATGCCGCAGAGGAATTTTGATGAAATTGTGCAAAAATATGTAGAAATGAACATTGCCCACCCTTTTAGAGAGGGTAACGGCCGTACAATGCGGATATGGTTGGATTTAATTTTTAAACAAGAAATTAAACAAGTGGTGGATTGGGATAAAATAGACAAAACCGATTACTTGCTGGCGATGGAACGCAGCCCGATAAAAGATACCGAAATTAAATATTTATTAAAAAAAGCTTTGGTTACCCCGAGTGATGAGCGTGCCGTTTACATGAAAGGGATTGATACCAGCTACCACTACGAGGGGTTTAATAACTACAAAATAGAAGACTTGTAG
- the dprA gene encoding DNA-processing protein DprA, protein MDNLLALAISLIPLLNPLEKYVLAVFIKDTDSFKKLRVNDLFNLDIGLKFTKTRNERLANFDGASFYDMALNLANGLQNRGIKVISRFDERYPKTLANIYDPPFVLYSWGHWPAQDDANLAVVGTRHPSLEGKQQTAFFVRECAGGLDSIVSGLAVGIDGVAHRAALAVKAHTIAVLGSGFNNIYPSSQKNLAAQIIDSGGLLLSEYEPDTPPYRQNFPARNRIVAGLSRGVLVADAPVRSGAMITADFALENGRDVFVLSGMLNDDINGVNNLYAQGAMSLTRGDDLLTLWQLGKTEQTETVFPVKDSYYIKPAAIGSAIANDLWQELNKD, encoded by the coding sequence ATGGATAATTTGCTGGCGTTAGCCATTAGTTTAATCCCTCTGCTTAACCCGTTGGAAAAATATGTGCTGGCTGTTTTTATTAAAGATACCGATAGCTTTAAAAAATTGCGAGTAAACGATTTATTTAATTTGGATATTGGCCTTAAATTTACCAAAACACGTAATGAACGGCTGGCAAATTTTGACGGGGCCAGCTTTTATGATATGGCTTTAAATTTAGCCAATGGCCTGCAAAATAGAGGTATCAAAGTAATTTCACGCTTTGATGAACGTTATCCTAAAACTTTAGCGAATATTTACGACCCACCTTTTGTGCTTTACAGTTGGGGGCATTGGCCCGCTCAAGACGACGCTAACTTAGCGGTAGTGGGCACGCGCCACCCCAGCCTAGAGGGTAAACAGCAAACGGCTTTTTTTGTGCGGGAATGCGCCGGTGGCCTTGATAGTATAGTTTCGGGCTTAGCGGTGGGGATTGATGGGGTGGCTCATCGGGCCGCTTTAGCGGTTAAGGCCCATACCATCGCTGTGCTGGGCAGTGGGTTTAACAATATCTATCCCAGTTCGCAAAAAAATTTAGCGGCCCAAATAATTGATAGCGGCGGCTTACTGTTAAGCGAGTACGAACCCGATACCCCGCCGTACCGGCAAAACTTTCCGGCCCGCAACCGTATTGTGGCCGGCCTTAGCCGCGGTGTGCTGGTGGCCGATGCTCCCGTCCGCAGCGGAGCGATGATTACCGCCGATTTTGCCTTAGAGAATGGCCGTGATGTGTTTGTGCTAAGCGGTATGCTTAACGATGATATTAATGGTGTAAATAATTTATATGCACAAGGGGCGATGTCTTTAACACGCGGCGATGATTTACTTACTTTGTGGCAGCTAGGTAAAACGGAGCAAACCGAAACTGTTTTTCCTGTTAAAGATAGTTATTATATTAAGCCGGCTGCTATAGGCAGTGCGATAGCCAACGATTTATGGCAAGAACTTAACAAAGATTAA
- a CDS encoding tyrosine recombinase, which yields MVIIDNYIQHITLVQTKSIATVEVYRRELSHFLAYCSDKGFNYQTITLLDIEEYLYQNSYRPATLAKKISALSSFYKYLIRNNLIGDNPVKNLRRPKLYKAKVEALEVAEVDTLLAGEANANPTLQLRDEALFELIYSAGLRVSEAVGLNINDIFFNEGLIRVVGKGDKERVVPLGELAFAKLKTYLTTGRPALKKMGSGNALFLNFNGNRLSRKGIWFKLQQLELASGVTSKTHTLRHSFATHLLAGGADLRVVQELLGHANLTTTEIYTHLNHKELAEVHHKHHPRNTDGE from the coding sequence ATGGTAATAATTGATAATTACATACAACACATTACTTTAGTACAAACTAAAAGTATTGCCACCGTTGAGGTTTACAGGCGCGAGCTTAGCCATTTTTTAGCCTATTGCAGCGACAAGGGGTTTAATTATCAAACAATAACTTTATTGGATATAGAGGAATACCTCTATCAAAATAGTTACCGGCCGGCTACCTTAGCCAAAAAAATAAGCGCTTTAAGCTCTTTTTATAAATATTTAATACGTAACAATTTGATTGGTGATAACCCGGTTAAAAATTTACGGCGGCCTAAATTATATAAGGCTAAGGTAGAGGCGCTGGAAGTAGCAGAGGTAGATACCCTGCTGGCCGGCGAAGCCAACGCTAACCCAACTTTGCAGCTGCGTGATGAGGCCCTCTTCGAGTTAATTTACAGCGCCGGTTTGCGCGTAAGCGAGGCCGTTGGCCTAAATATTAACGATATATTTTTTAACGAAGGTTTAATTAGGGTGGTAGGTAAAGGCGACAAAGAGCGGGTAGTCCCATTGGGCGAGCTGGCTTTTGCTAAATTAAAAACTTACTTAACCACCGGCCGGCCGGCCTTAAAAAAAATGGGCAGCGGCAACGCTTTATTTTTAAACTTTAACGGTAACCGCTTAAGCCGTAAAGGAATATGGTTTAAATTACAGCAGCTGGAGCTGGCCAGCGGCGTTACCAGCAAAACCCACACCTTGCGCCATAGTTTTGCCACTCATCTGTTGGCCGGCGGGGCCGATTTGCGGGTGGTGCAAGAGCTTTTGGGCCATGCTAATTTAACTACTACCGAGATTTATACGCATCTTAACCATAAAGAACTGGCGGAGGTGCACCATAAACATCACCCCCGTAATACCGATGGGGAGTAG